A section of the Acropora muricata isolate sample 2 chromosome 4, ASM3666990v1, whole genome shotgun sequence genome encodes:
- the LOC136914017 gene encoding trypsin-1-like, protein MMLPLLLLIVSTASVTALDCNFDSGGLCQGVSQNRNDKFDWSVRKGGTPSSGTGPSGDISGNGYYAYIETSSPRRPGDNALLDFDSDLSSGSTCISFSYQMNGRDVGELRVLVNGNVEFSSKGSKGTQWIKKMMTIAGVAAKKVTFEGIRGPDWQGDIAIDEVSIKGFGGDAGEGGAGGSGGGGGCGTPPLANTPPPPPTDAPPTRGCGIRPSSRIVGGTDAKPGDWPWQGMLRTSSGFPYCGGTLVKPEWLVTAAHCIETQTTSSVFVRLGAYRRRENVGTEQDFSVIKIIKHPSYQNPKRFSHDIALLKLDKPATLDRNVALACLPQNVAAPGDNTKCWITGWGRLSSGGGTPDKLQQASVPIAGRDRCDKAYPGRIHDSMICAGLDQGGIDSCQGDSGGPMVCKNGGRYYLQGVTSWGYGCASPGKFGVYAKVKFLLSWINDEMRNN, encoded by the exons ATGATGTTACCTTTGCTTCTACTTATTGTGAGCACGGCTTCTGTGACAG CTCTTGACTGCAACTTCGACAGCGGTGGTCTATGCCAAGGCGTTTCTCAAAATCGCAATGACAAGTTTGATTGGAGTGTGAGAAAAGGAGGCACGCCATCTTCGGGCACCGGACCATCTGGAGACATCAGCGGAAATG GTTATTACGCATACATCGAAACCTCATCCCCTCGGCGACCCGGTGATAATGCTCTACTAGACTTTGACTCGGATTTATCAAGTGGGTCGACGTGCATTTCATTCTCCTATCAAATGAATGGTAGAGACGTTGGAGAGCTCAGAGTTTTGGTAAATGGAAATGTGGAATTTTCATCGAAGGGCTCTAAGGGTACACAATGGATCAAGAAAATGATGACAATTGCAGGTGTCGCTGCAAAAAAA GTTACTTTTGAAGGCATCCGTGGACCAGATTGGCAAGGGGACATAGCTATCGATGAAGTCAGCATAAAGGGCTTTGGGGGAGATGCTGGTGAAGGTGGAGCAGGTGGTAGTGGCGGTGGAGGAGGGTGCG gCACACCACCCCTGGCAAATACACCACCGCCACCCCCTACAGATGCACCCCCCACAA GAGGATGCGGCATTCGTCCATCGAGTAGGATTGTTGGAGGAACTGACGCTAAGCCGGGAGATTGGCCTTGGCAAGGAATGTTGAGAACCAGTTCTGGCTTTCCGTACTGTGGTGGCACTCTTGTCAAACCAGAGTGGCTGGTTACCGCTGCACATTGCATCGAGACACAAACCACCAGTTCGGTCTTTGTTCG GTTGGGTGCCTATAGACGTAGGGAAAATGTTGGCACTGAACAGGATTTTAGCGTcattaaaattataaaacatCCAAGTTATCAAAATCCAAAAAGATTTAGCCACGATATCGCCCTGCTGAAACTGGACAAACCTGCGACATTAGATAG GAACGTGGCCCTTGCTTGTCTTCCTCAAAACGTGGCTGCACCAGGGGACAACACTAAATGCTGGATCACAGGCTGGGGAAGACTTTCCTCGGGAGGAGGCACTCCAGACAAGCTTCAGCAGGCCTCTGTCCCGATAGCGGGCCGCGATCGTTGTGACAAGGCGTATCCGGGTAGAATCCATGATTCCATGATATGTGCTGGCTTGGATCAAGGAGGAATCGATTCCTGCCAGGGAGATAGCGGAGGTCCCATGGTCTGTAAAAATGGCGGAAGGTACTACTTACAAGGTGTTACAAGTTGGGGTTATGGATGCGCAAGTCCTGGCAAATTCGGTGTCTATGCCAAAGTGAAATTCCTCTTGTCATGGATCAACGACGAAATGAGAAACAATTAG